One Ranitomeya imitator isolate aRanImi1 chromosome 1, aRanImi1.pri, whole genome shotgun sequence DNA window includes the following coding sequences:
- the EXOSC3 gene encoding exosome complex component RRP40 — MSSVQDAVDQVVLPGDVLLLPVQAADAPLSLSAAASDTKRMRVVCGPGLVRHGEDLQVTKCGLLRHREPAVYWVESHQKRYVPVKGDHVIGIVTMKSGDIFRLDVAGSDQASLSFLAFEGATKKNRPNVKVGDLVYGQFIVANKDMEPELACIDGSGKANGMGVIGLDGFMFKVSLGLVRKLLTPQNDIIQELMNVFPMELVIGMNGRIWIKAKTIQQTLIVANILEACEYLTAAQRKQVFAKFSD; from the exons ATGTCGTCTGTCCAGGACGCCGTGGATCAGGTGGTGTTACCCGGTGATGTGCTCCTTCTCCCGGTGCAGGCTGCAGACGCCCCGCTCTCCCTCTCAGCTGCCGCCTCCGATACTAAGCGCATGCGCGTGGTTTGTGGCCCGGGGCTGGTGCGCCACGGAGAGGACCTGCAAGTGACCAAGTGTGGGCTCCTCCGCCACCGGGAGCCGGCAGTGTACTGGGTGGAGTCGCATCAGAAGAGG TACGTTCCAGTGAAAGGGGACCATGTTATTGGGATTGTCACCATGAAGTCTGGGGATATTTTCAGGCTGGATGTTGCGGGCAGCGATCAAGCTTCATTATCGTTTTTGGCGTTTGAAGGTGCAACCAAAAAGAACAGACCGAATGTGAAG GTTGGAGATCTCGTCTATGGCCAGTTCATTGtcgccaataaagacatggagccgGAGTTGGCGTGTATTGATGGCTCTGGTAAAGCAAACGGCATGGGAGTCATTGGATTGGACGGCTTCATGTTTAAGGTTTCCTTAGGACTTGTGAGAAA GCTCCTAACCCCACAGAACGACATTATTCAGGAACTAATGAATGTTTTCCCAATGGAGTTGGTCATTGGCATGAATGGAAGAATATGGATTAAGGCCAAAACCATCCAACAGACTTTAATTGTAGCCAATATACTGGAGGCTTGTGAATATTTAACTGCTGCACAGAGGAAACAGGTCTTTGCCAAGTTCTCCGATTAA